GCGAAGTCAAGGATGTCGTAACCGCGATAATGCAGATCGTTGCCGGTGCGCCCGACGGTGCAGACAGCGGTGTTGCCCGCGGCGGTGCCGGACAGGGCGACCGATTTCTTGGGTTTCGGCAGTTGGCTCTCTTGGTTTTCGGCCATCGTGTTCTCCTCGGTCGGTGTGATGTTGGGGAGCCGCCAGCCGCCAGCCGCCAGCCTCCAGCTATCAGCTATCAGCTATCAGCTATCAGCTATCAGCTTTCAGCTTTCAGCTTTCAGGCAGCGGTGTTCATGCTGGAGGCAGAGGGCTGGAGGCTGGCGGCTTTCCTCAATCTTTGCCCTGCGCAAACAGCTCATCGAGCTTCTGCTCGAAGCCGTGGTAATTGAGGAAGTCGTAGAGATCCATGCGGGTCTGCATGCTGTCGACCACGGCGGCTTGAGTGCCGTCGCGGCGGATCGCCTCGTAGACCTTGAGTGCGGCGAGGTTCATGGCGCGGAAGGCCGACAACGGGTAGAGCACCAGCGACACCCCGACGTTGCCCAGCTCGGTCGTCGTGAAGAGCGGGGTGGAGCCGAACTCGGTGATGTTCGCAAGGACCGGGACCTTGACCGCCGCGATGAACTGCTCGTATTGGGCCAACTCGGTCATGGCCTCGGGAAAGATCATGTCCGCGCCGGCCTCCACACAGGCGACGGCGCGCTCGATGGCCGAGTCGATCCCCTCGACAGCCAAGGCATCGGTGCGGGCCATGATGACGAAGTCGTCGGTGCGTGCATCGACGGCGGCCTTGATGCGGTCGACCATCTCCTCCTTGGAGACGATCGCCTTGCCGGGGCGATGACCGCAGCGCTTGGCCGCGACCTGGTCCTCGATATGGCATCCGGCTGCGCCGGCCTGGTTCATCAGTCGGACCGTGCGGGCGATGTTGAAGGCGCCGCCCCAGCCGGTGTCGGCGTCGACCAAGAGGGGCAGGGCGGTGGCGTCGGTGATCCGGCGCACATCCTCCAGCACATTGTCCAAGCTGGTCATCCCGAGATCCGGGATCCCGAAGGAGCAGGCCGCCACGCCGCCGCCCGAGAGATAAAGCGCCCGATAACCGGTGCGCTCAGCCATCATGGCGTGATAGGCGTTGACGGCGCCGACCACCTGAAGAGGATGCTCCTCTGCAACGGCGAGCCGAAGGCGGGCGCCGGGTGTGAGAGTTTCGGTCATGCGGGTGGTCTCCTTCGATGTGGAACTTGGTCGAGAGCTGTTGTAGTTGAGAGCTGTAAGGGTCTTAGCTATCAGCTATCAGCTATCAGCTATCAGCTATCAGCTATCAGCTATCAGCGTTTATTCGGTCTGATCCGATCGAATCGGCATTCAATTGCATCGTGTTCTCGGGCACCTCGTTTACTCCGCACCCTCCGGAAGCTAACAGCTAACAGCTAACAGCTAACAGCTAACAGCTAACAGCTAACAGCTAACCGCTCCTCGCTCCGCACCGCTCAAAGCTCGCCCGCCAGCCGGCGCTCGACTGCCCGTCGCGAGGCGCGGATATGCCGCCGCATCAGCCACTCAGCCAGTTCGCCGTCGCGTTCCGCGATGGCGTCTGCCACCATCTCATGCTCTTTGAGCGCATCCGCGGCCCGATCGCTCTTCATCCCGAACTGGCAGCGATACATGCGCGCGAGGTGGTAGAGGTCGTTGCAGAGGATATCGATGAGGCGCCGGTTACCGCTGCCTTGGACGATGCGAAAGTGGAAATCCAGATCGCCTTCCTCCTGGAAATAGGTCTGCCAGTCGGCGCGAGCGACCTCGCGCCTGTGCTGCTCCAAGAGGCTCTTAAGGTCTGCGATGGCCGCATCGGACATGCGTTCCGCGGCGATGCGCGCGGCCATGCCCTCGAGCGCCTCGCGGATCACGTAGATCTCCAGGAGTTCATCGTTCGACAGGGTGATGACCCGCGCGCCCAGATTCGGGCGGCGTTCGACGAGATTGGTGGATTCGAGCCGGCGCATGGCCTCGCGCAGCGGGCCGCGGCTGATGCCGTAGCGGGCCGCGAGTGCCGGCTCGCTGATCTTGCTGCCGGCGGGGATCTGGCCTTCGACAATCGCCTGGCGCACCTGACCGAAAACACGATCGGCGAT
The sequence above is drawn from the Thiocapsa rosea genome and encodes:
- the prpB gene encoding methylisocitrate lyase, whose translation is MTETLTPGARLRLAVAEEHPLQVVGAVNAYHAMMAERTGYRALYLSGGGVAACSFGIPDLGMTSLDNVLEDVRRITDATALPLLVDADTGWGGAFNIARTVRLMNQAGAAGCHIEDQVAAKRCGHRPGKAIVSKEEMVDRIKAAVDARTDDFVIMARTDALAVEGIDSAIERAVACVEAGADMIFPEAMTELAQYEQFIAAVKVPVLANITEFGSTPLFTTTELGNVGVSLVLYPLSAFRAMNLAALKVYEAIRRDGTQAAVVDSMQTRMDLYDFLNYHGFEQKLDELFAQGKD
- a CDS encoding GntR family transcriptional regulator, giving the protein MTSATTEPLSEETSTIADRVFGQVRQAIVEGQIPAGSKISEPALAARYGISRGPLREAMRRLESTNLVERRPNLGARVITLSNDELLEIYVIREALEGMAARIAAERMSDAAIADLKSLLEQHRREVARADWQTYFQEEGDLDFHFRIVQGSGNRRLIDILCNDLYHLARMYRCQFGMKSDRAADALKEHEMVADAIAERDGELAEWLMRRHIRASRRAVERRLAGEL